In Horticoccus luteus, the following proteins share a genomic window:
- a CDS encoding phytanoyl-CoA dioxygenase family protein, with the protein MLTYDQVQLFDRDGYVLVPDVFTPQEIEILVANVGGARTKKHEGNMPDAAGRSSKLSLWADIGDDVFGAVSASPRVVNNARILLREEVYHWHSKVMLKEPRVGGAWEWHQDYGYWYGDGCLYPRMISCMIALDAATRENGCLKVIPGSHLLGRFDHGRVGQQAGADQERVAAVAERLGVVYCEAPAGSALFFHGNTFHASEANLSDRPRRAYICCYNAFSNVPYGGHGHGRPEPIAVAPDDAILRFTTASEPTTAAR; encoded by the coding sequence ATGCTCACTTACGATCAGGTGCAATTGTTTGACCGCGACGGCTACGTGCTCGTGCCGGACGTGTTTACGCCGCAGGAAATCGAAATCCTTGTCGCCAACGTGGGTGGCGCCCGCACGAAGAAGCACGAGGGCAACATGCCCGATGCGGCGGGGCGTTCGAGCAAGCTCTCGCTGTGGGCCGACATCGGCGACGATGTGTTTGGGGCGGTGAGCGCGAGTCCGCGCGTGGTGAACAACGCGCGCATCTTGTTGCGCGAGGAAGTTTATCACTGGCACAGCAAAGTGATGCTGAAGGAGCCGCGCGTGGGCGGGGCGTGGGAGTGGCATCAGGATTACGGATATTGGTATGGCGACGGCTGTCTCTACCCGCGGATGATCTCGTGCATGATCGCGCTGGACGCAGCGACGCGCGAGAACGGGTGTTTGAAGGTGATTCCCGGTTCGCATCTGCTCGGGCGTTTCGACCACGGGCGCGTGGGCCAGCAGGCGGGCGCGGATCAGGAGCGCGTGGCCGCGGTGGCGGAGCGGCTGGGGGTGGTGTATTGCGAAGCTCCCGCGGGAAGCGCGCTGTTTTTCCACGGCAACACGTTTCATGCGTCCGAGGCGAATCTATCGGACCGGCCGCGGCGCGCTTACATTTGCTGCTACAACGCGTTTTCCAACGTGCCGTATGGCGGCCACGGGCACGGGCGGCCGGAGCCGATCGCGGTTGCTCCGGATGATGCGATTTTGCGATTCACCACGGCGAGTGAGCCGACGACGGCGGCGCGGTGA
- a CDS encoding aldehyde dehydrogenase family protein yields MWEFDPAPETADPKLKARYDLFIGGKFVAPAAGKYFDSINPANEQKLAEIAQASATDVDAAYAAAKKAFETTWGKMPGRERAKYIFRIARLLQDRAREFAVAETMDGGKPIKESRDFDVPMAAAHFFYHAGWADKLDYVAPGRRIAPLGVVGQVIPWNFPLLMLAWKLAPALAMGNCIVIKPAESTSITALKLAEIFQDAGLPPGVVNVVTGFGETGAAVMNHPTAAKVAFTGSTEVGKIIMRSLAGTDKKMTMELGGKAANVVFDDAPINQAVEGVVNGIFFNQGHVCCAGSRLLVHEPVADEFLAKLKTRIRVLRVGDPLDKNTDVGAINSREQLKKIEMLVAAGVKEGAEIYQPPGRLPTKGFYFKPTVFSGVSMSHRIAREEIFGPVLSVLTFRTLEEAVEKANNTAYGLSAGVWTDKGSRILKMSTELKAGVVWANTYNKFDPASPFGGYKESGFGREGGRQGLLDYCKLI; encoded by the coding sequence CTGTGGGAGTTCGATCCGGCGCCGGAGACGGCCGATCCGAAACTGAAGGCGCGTTACGATCTGTTCATCGGCGGCAAATTCGTCGCGCCGGCGGCGGGCAAATACTTCGATTCGATCAATCCGGCGAACGAGCAAAAGCTGGCGGAAATCGCGCAGGCGAGCGCGACGGATGTCGACGCGGCGTATGCGGCGGCGAAGAAGGCGTTCGAGACCACCTGGGGCAAGATGCCCGGCCGCGAGCGCGCGAAATACATTTTTCGCATCGCGCGACTGCTGCAGGACCGCGCGCGGGAATTCGCGGTGGCGGAAACGATGGACGGCGGCAAGCCGATCAAGGAATCGCGCGACTTCGACGTGCCGATGGCGGCGGCGCATTTCTTTTATCACGCGGGCTGGGCCGACAAACTCGATTACGTGGCGCCGGGCCGGAGGATCGCGCCGCTCGGGGTGGTGGGGCAGGTGATTCCGTGGAATTTCCCGCTGCTCATGCTGGCGTGGAAACTCGCGCCGGCCCTGGCGATGGGGAATTGCATCGTGATCAAGCCGGCGGAATCCACGAGCATCACGGCGCTCAAGCTCGCGGAGATTTTTCAAGACGCGGGATTGCCGCCGGGCGTGGTGAACGTGGTGACGGGTTTCGGTGAAACCGGCGCGGCGGTGATGAATCATCCGACGGCGGCGAAGGTGGCGTTCACCGGGTCGACGGAGGTGGGCAAGATCATCATGCGTTCGCTGGCGGGCACGGATAAGAAGATGACGATGGAGCTCGGCGGAAAGGCGGCGAATGTGGTGTTCGACGACGCGCCGATCAACCAGGCCGTCGAAGGCGTGGTGAACGGGATTTTTTTCAACCAGGGCCATGTGTGTTGCGCGGGGTCGCGGTTGCTGGTGCACGAGCCGGTGGCGGACGAGTTTCTCGCGAAATTGAAAACGCGGATTCGCGTGCTGCGGGTGGGCGATCCGCTGGACAAGAACACGGACGTCGGCGCGATCAACTCGCGCGAGCAGCTCAAGAAGATCGAGATGCTCGTGGCGGCGGGTGTGAAGGAAGGCGCGGAGATTTACCAGCCGCCGGGCCGGCTGCCGACGAAGGGTTTCTATTTCAAGCCGACCGTTTTTTCGGGCGTGAGCATGAGTCATCGCATCGCGCGCGAGGAGATTTTCGGACCGGTGTTGAGCGTGCTGACGTTTCGCACGCTCGAAGAGGCGGTAGAAAAAGCGAACAACACCGCGTATGGCCTCAGCGCCGGCGTCTGGACCGACAAAGGCTCGCGCATCCTGAAGATGTCGACAGAGCTGAAGGCGGGCGTCGTGTGGGCGAATACGTATAATAAATTCGATCCGGCGTCGCCCTTTGGCGGCTATAAAGAAAGTGGCTTCGGTCGCGAAGGCGGCCGGCAAGGGCTGCTCGATTACTGCAAACTCATTTAA
- the yciA gene encoding acyl-CoA thioester hydrolase YciA has protein sequence METPAASQPPSPTGEVVIRTLAMPADTNANGDVFGGWLMSQMDLGGAILARETAGSRVVTVAVDAMSFVAPVFTGDVVTCYASVDRVGRTSMRIKIEAWVHRFGAPAEQRVTHGIYTYVAIDDHGQPQPVQR, from the coding sequence ATGGAAACTCCCGCTGCCTCCCAACCGCCTTCGCCCACGGGCGAGGTCGTCATCCGCACGCTCGCCATGCCGGCCGATACCAATGCCAATGGCGACGTCTTCGGCGGCTGGCTCATGTCGCAAATGGATCTCGGCGGCGCCATCCTCGCCCGCGAAACCGCCGGCAGCCGCGTCGTCACGGTCGCCGTCGATGCCATGAGCTTCGTCGCTCCCGTCTTCACCGGCGATGTCGTGACGTGTTACGCGAGCGTCGACCGCGTCGGCCGCACCTCCATGCGCATCAAGATTGAAGCCTGGGTGCACCGCTTCGGCGCCCCCGCCGAGCAACGCGTCACGCACGGCATCTACACCTACGTCGCCATCGACGATCACGGTCAGCCTCAACCCGTCCAACGCTGA
- a CDS encoding nuclear transport factor 2 family protein, with amino-acid sequence MRRLFAVLAAACVFAASVCAAAPDSIAAQIRTADAARVRATMRADVTQLAPLLSSALTYGYADGRVQSKDEYLAAVSAQRMRYESYDYEEMNVTPLVADAAVATGRVLASVALGSQHTHMRIRFLAVWRREEGTWRLVAYQSSLADTSDKQ; translated from the coding sequence ATGCGCCGCCTCTTCGCCGTCCTCGCCGCTGCCTGCGTCTTCGCCGCTTCCGTCTGCGCTGCGGCGCCCGACTCGATCGCCGCCCAAATCCGCACGGCCGACGCCGCCCGCGTCCGTGCCACGATGCGAGCCGACGTCACGCAACTCGCCCCCTTGCTCTCCAGCGCACTGACCTACGGCTACGCCGACGGCCGCGTGCAATCGAAGGACGAATACCTCGCCGCCGTCTCCGCCCAGCGCATGCGCTACGAAAGCTACGACTACGAGGAGATGAACGTCACTCCGCTCGTCGCCGATGCCGCCGTCGCCACCGGCCGCGTGCTCGCCAGCGTCGCGCTCGGCTCGCAGCACACGCATATGCGCATCCGCTTTCTCGCCGTGTGGCGCCGCGAAGAAGGCACCTGGCGCCTCGTCGCTTACCAGTCGTCGCTCGCCGACACCTCGGACAAGCAATAG
- a CDS encoding GxxExxY protein produces the protein MNTDAHRYDGPQSQLTFAVIGCAMEVLNGLGAGLHEKPYENALVVEFKLRGIASEQQRRFPVDYKGVAVGEYIPDLIAGDAVIVDAKVIDHITDVERGQMLNYLRIAGLKVGLIINFKRSKLEWERMIS, from the coding sequence ATGAACACGGATGCACACAGATATGACGGACCGCAGTCACAGCTCACTTTCGCGGTCATCGGTTGTGCTATGGAGGTATTAAACGGTCTGGGGGCCGGCTTGCACGAAAAGCCCTACGAGAACGCTTTGGTTGTGGAATTCAAATTGCGGGGCATCGCGAGTGAACAACAGCGCCGGTTTCCCGTGGATTACAAGGGCGTCGCTGTCGGAGAATATATACCGGACTTGATTGCGGGCGATGCCGTCATTGTGGATGCCAAAGTCATCGATCACATCACTGATGTGGAGCGCGGTCAGATGCTCAATTATCTTCGCATCGCGGGCCTGAAAGTCGGATTGATCATCAATTTTAAGCGCTCGAAGCTGGAGTGGGAGCGAATGATCTCCTGA
- the deoC gene encoding deoxyribose-phosphate aldolase: MSATASFRRLLNEVGPVDQVGIDERVAKFTTRSIKKASKVKGLKLAVSMVDLTTLEGKDTPGKVASLCQKALAPHDGLDCPQVAAVCVYPAMVKHARRALGEDTAVRIASVATAFPSGQAPLKTRLAEVTAAVGDGADEIDMVINRGAFLAGEFQRVQDEIVAVREACGEATLKVILEVSELETYDNIRAASFLAMRVLRPDDFIKTSTGKTSLNATLGNNQVMLEAIRDFYLATGVAIAMKPAGGIRTAKQALHFLVAVKETLGDEWLNNTRYRFGASSLLNDLLRQLEKEKTGAYQAPYYFSEAAESY, from the coding sequence ATGAGCGCAACCGCGAGCTTTCGCCGATTGTTGAACGAAGTCGGGCCCGTGGACCAAGTGGGCATCGACGAACGTGTCGCCAAGTTCACCACGCGCAGCATCAAGAAGGCGTCGAAAGTGAAGGGATTGAAGCTGGCGGTCTCGATGGTCGATCTCACGACGCTCGAGGGCAAAGACACGCCCGGCAAAGTGGCCTCGCTGTGCCAGAAAGCGCTCGCGCCGCACGACGGGCTGGATTGTCCGCAGGTCGCGGCGGTGTGCGTGTACCCGGCGATGGTGAAGCATGCGCGGCGCGCGTTGGGCGAGGACACGGCGGTGCGCATCGCGTCGGTGGCGACGGCGTTTCCCTCGGGTCAGGCGCCGCTCAAGACGCGCCTGGCGGAAGTGACGGCGGCCGTCGGCGACGGCGCGGACGAGATCGACATGGTGATCAACCGCGGGGCGTTTCTGGCGGGCGAGTTTCAACGCGTGCAGGATGAGATCGTCGCGGTGCGCGAAGCGTGCGGCGAGGCGACGCTCAAGGTGATTCTCGAAGTCAGCGAATTGGAGACTTACGACAACATCCGCGCGGCGTCGTTTCTCGCGATGCGCGTGCTGCGGCCGGACGATTTCATCAAGACGAGCACAGGGAAAACGTCGCTCAATGCGACGTTGGGCAACAACCAGGTGATGCTCGAGGCGATCCGCGATTTTTACCTCGCTACGGGCGTGGCGATTGCGATGAAGCCGGCGGGCGGGATTCGCACGGCGAAGCAGGCGCTGCACTTTCTCGTGGCGGTGAAGGAAACGCTGGGTGACGAGTGGTTGAACAATACGCGTTATCGTTTCGGTGCGTCGTCGCTGTTGAACGATCTGCTGCGGCAGTTGGAGAAGGAAAAAACGGGTGCCTACCAAGCGCCCTACTACTTCAGCGAAGCGGCGGAGAGCTACTGA